The following coding sequences are from one Humulus lupulus chromosome X, drHumLupu1.1, whole genome shotgun sequence window:
- the LOC133803814 gene encoding uncharacterized protein LOC133803814 isoform X2 has protein sequence MIWGVLHRRVASSRVMGQAWKAKPTVSGQAVIILRLKSLHSFGGRLPVQSSSYHTFRLSNRSFSSDDGDVVDAAVPLMGESVTDGTLANFLKKPGGRVEADEPVAQIETHMSCSWSYN, from the exons ATGATTTGGGGAGTTCTCCACCGTAGAGTTGCTTCG TCTCGGGTGATGGGACAAGCCTGGAAAGCTAAGCCTACGGTTTCGGGTCAAGCTGTTATCATACTGCGCTTAAAGAG TCTTCATTCATTTGGAGGGAGATTGCCTGTCCAGAGCTCTAGCTACCACACATTCAGATTGAGCAAT aGATCATTTTCTTCAGATGATG GAGATGTGGTTGACGCTGCTGTTCCTTTGATGGGTGAATCTGTTACTGATGGGACTTTGGCAAATTTCTTAAAGA AACCCGGTGGCAGAGTTGAAGCGGATGAGCCCGTTGCTCAAATTGAAACTCATATG TCCTGTAGCTGGAGTTATAACTAA
- the LOC133803814 gene encoding dihydrolipoyllysine-residue succinyltransferase component of 2-oxoglutarate dehydrogenase complex 1, mitochondrial-like isoform X1 gives MIWGVLHRRVASSRVMGQAWKAKPTVSGQAVIILRLKSLHSFGGRLPVQSSSYHTFRLSNRSFSSDDGDVVDAAVPLMGESVTDGTLANFLKKPGGRVEADEPVAQIETHMLLANEGDTVEPGIKVAAI, from the exons ATGATTTGGGGAGTTCTCCACCGTAGAGTTGCTTCG TCTCGGGTGATGGGACAAGCCTGGAAAGCTAAGCCTACGGTTTCGGGTCAAGCTGTTATCATACTGCGCTTAAAGAG TCTTCATTCATTTGGAGGGAGATTGCCTGTCCAGAGCTCTAGCTACCACACATTCAGATTGAGCAAT aGATCATTTTCTTCAGATGATG GAGATGTGGTTGACGCTGCTGTTCCTTTGATGGGTGAATCTGTTACTGATGGGACTTTGGCAAATTTCTTAAAGA AACCCGGTGGCAGAGTTGAAGCGGATGAGCCCGTTGCTCAAATTGAAACTCATATG CTTCTGGCCAACGAAGGTGATACTGTAGAACCAGGCATCAAGGTTGCTGCTATATAG
- the LOC133806734 gene encoding uncharacterized protein LOC133806734: MGVEGKGMKNKRSRSKDLEGRVGKKRQIFYDNSLSPNRIRSKLLLDRARRYRSPMKRLESSSSMFESRTRRCLHSESYCSFCKEYENHVCVDEVDRDVPIPPWSFVIPDEDGDAMTINIPSDVNKGNLQIPDHVKWNEEDFNFCVKLDVHVFVYDLPPQHDSGIDGDVDSEEYKDNMTINFVAASEQSIERLEKVLIKDDQIVCSICFENVHVGLEATKLPCTHTYHEKCIVQWLQTSKFCQMCRFEIV; this comes from the exons ATGGGAGTAGAGGGGAAGGGGATGAAGAATAAAAGAAGTAGATCTAAGGATTTAGAAGGAAGGGTTGGAAAGAAGAGACAAATTTTTTATGATAACTCATTGTCTCCTAATCGAATCAGGTCAAAATTGCTTTTAGATCGCGCTCGTCGGTATAGATCTCCTATGAAACGTTTGGAGTCGTCATCTTCTATGTTCGAAAGTAGAACTCGACGTTGTCTTCATAGtgagtcttattgttctttttgtaag gaatacgaaaaccatgtatgtgtagatgaggtagaccgtgatgttcctatcccaccatggagttttgtcatacctgatgaagatggtgatgcaATGACCATTAATATACCATCAGATGTAAACAAAGGGAATCTTCAAATTCCAGACCATGTAAAATGGAACGAAGAGGATTTTAATTTCTGTGTAAAATTGGATGTTCATGTTTTTGTTTATGATCTTCCTCCACAACACGATTCTGGCATTGATGGTGACGTTGATAGTGAGGAGTATAAGGATAATATGACTATTAATTTTGTGGCGGCAAGCGAGCAATCCATTGAAAGATTGGAGAAAGTTTTGATTAAAGATGATCAAATTGTATGTTCTATTTGCTTTGAGAATGTTCATGTTGGTTTGGAAGCTACAAAGTTACCTTGCACACACACATATCATGAAAAATGTATTGTTCAGTGGCTACAAACTAGTAAATTTTGTCAAATGTGTCGATTTGAGAtagtttaa